A portion of the Intestinibacillus sp. Marseille-P6563 genome contains these proteins:
- a CDS encoding HAD hydrolase-like protein: MYRYLLFDLDGTLTDSQEGITKSADYALRTVAGIHTDDLSTLTPYIGPPLIDGFMENHHLDYDTAVRCKDAYRSRYEKVGLFENRVYDGIPEALARLQAAGRTLALATSKPEVFAQRILDHFDLTRYFTVICGATIDGRISQKGEVIEETLRRLNNPSPAETIMVGDRRHDVQGAKAHGLDTLGVLFGFGSAEELQNAGAAALAETPAAMADWLLAH; encoded by the coding sequence ATGTATCGTTATCTTCTCTTTGACCTGGACGGCACCTTGACCGATTCCCAGGAGGGCATCACCAAGTCGGCCGACTATGCGCTGCGCACGGTGGCCGGCATCCATACCGATGACCTTTCCACGCTCACGCCCTACATCGGTCCTCCGCTGATCGATGGCTTCATGGAAAACCATCATCTAGACTACGACACCGCGGTGCGCTGCAAGGATGCTTACCGCAGCCGCTATGAAAAGGTCGGGCTGTTTGAAAACCGGGTCTATGACGGCATCCCGGAAGCGCTCGCCCGCTTGCAGGCCGCCGGGCGCACGCTGGCGCTGGCGACCTCCAAACCCGAGGTATTCGCCCAGCGCATTTTGGACCATTTTGACCTGACCCGTTACTTTACGGTCATCTGCGGCGCGACCATCGACGGCCGCATTTCTCAAAAGGGCGAAGTCATCGAGGAAACGCTGCGCCGTCTGAACAATCCTTCTCCCGCGGAAACCATCATGGTCGGCGACCGGCGGCACGATGTGCAGGGCGCCAAGGCCCATGGACTGGACACGCTTGGGGTCCTGTTTGGCTTTGGGTCCGCCGAAGAACTGCAAAACGCTGGGGCCGCTGCACTTGCCGAAACCCCGGCTGCCATGGCCGATTGGCTGCTGGCGCATTAA
- a CDS encoding RsmF rRNA methyltransferase first C-terminal domain-containing protein, whose protein sequence is MSLPTAFCARMRALLGDEQAPVFLESFWAPRAHGLRVNPRYPAGKDHPAHRYFTLTPVPWCAEGFYYPADERPGKHPLYEAGAYYIQEPSAMAVGALAAPGPDEWVLDLCAAPGGKTTHLAPHAGFVLANEIHPARAKTLAQSVERMGLTNTVVTNETPARLAARFPEAFDCVVVDAPCSGEGMFRKDEDAASEWNEDSPALCAARQDEILDEAVRMLRPGGRLIYSTCTFAPEENEGTLTRLLARHPDFTVQAVEGYPWFAPGEPAWYPGADERVRHAFRLWPHKLRGEGHCCAVLTRAGDAPRRMPPAVQPLTRLPDELTAFWRDTMALPLDGLRFTQAGDRLWLSAQPLPDTAGLKTLRTGVEVGTLKKGRLEPAHALAHAYAPEEFVRRLELAADSPEAERYLKGETLPCSTENGWTAVCVDGCVLGWGKTVGGVLKNHYPKGLRWK, encoded by the coding sequence ATGTCCCTTCCCACCGCATTTTGCGCGCGCATGCGCGCCTTGCTGGGCGACGAGCAAGCGCCCGTTTTTTTGGAAAGCTTTTGGGCGCCGCGCGCTCACGGCCTGCGGGTCAATCCCCGGTATCCGGCGGGCAAAGACCATCCGGCGCACCGGTATTTCACCCTGACGCCCGTTCCCTGGTGCGCCGAGGGGTTCTATTATCCGGCCGACGAGCGGCCGGGCAAGCATCCACTATACGAGGCGGGCGCGTATTATATCCAGGAGCCGAGCGCCATGGCGGTCGGCGCGCTGGCCGCGCCCGGACCGGACGAATGGGTGCTCGACCTGTGCGCTGCCCCGGGCGGCAAGACCACCCATCTGGCGCCGCATGCGGGATTCGTGCTGGCCAATGAGATTCATCCGGCGCGCGCCAAGACGCTGGCGCAGTCGGTCGAGCGCATGGGGCTGACCAACACGGTCGTGACCAACGAAACGCCCGCCCGGCTGGCAGCGCGCTTCCCCGAAGCGTTCGATTGCGTGGTCGTGGACGCCCCCTGCTCGGGCGAGGGCATGTTCCGCAAGGATGAGGATGCTGCCAGTGAGTGGAACGAGGATTCCCCAGCGCTGTGTGCCGCCCGGCAGGATGAAATTCTGGACGAGGCGGTCCGGATGCTCCGCCCGGGCGGACGGCTGATTTACTCGACCTGTACCTTTGCGCCTGAGGAGAACGAGGGCACGCTGACCCGCCTGCTGGCGCGACACCCGGACTTTACCGTGCAGGCGGTGGAAGGTTATCCGTGGTTTGCGCCTGGCGAACCGGCCTGGTATCCGGGCGCGGACGAGCGGGTGCGCCATGCCTTCCGGCTGTGGCCGCACAAGCTGCGTGGGGAGGGGCATTGCTGCGCTGTCCTGACCCGGGCGGGCGATGCACCCCGGCGCATGCCGCCCGCAGTGCAGCCGCTCACGCGCCTGCCGGACGAGCTGACCGCCTTTTGGCGGGATACCATGGCGCTGCCGCTGGACGGCCTGCGGTTTACCCAGGCGGGCGACCGTCTGTGGCTGAGCGCCCAGCCGCTGCCTGACACGGCAGGGCTCAAGACCCTGCGCACCGGCGTTGAGGTCGGCACACTCAAAAAGGGCCGTCTGGAACCGGCCCATGCGCTCGCGCACGCCTATGCGCCCGAAGAGTTTGTCCGGCGGCTGGAATTGGCAGCGGACAGCCCGGAAGCCGAACGCTACCTCAAAGGCGAAACGCTGCCGTGCAGCACCGAAAACGGCTGGACCGCCGTGTGTGTGGATGGCTGCGTACTCGGCTGGGGTAAAACGGTGGGCGGTGTGCTCAAAAATCATTATCCCAAAGGACTGCGCTGGAAATAA
- a CDS encoding cytidylate kinase-like family protein: MTDNLIITISRQYGTGGREIGHKLAKRLGISFLDRELITRAAKKSGFSEELFEQLDKRATNSFLYSLTMFGSTGLNGMSLTDQLYLAQAKVIREAAESGPCVIVGRCGDHVLRECTNKFDFFIHGTIEDRVRRIQAHGDYEITGKTPEAALEKMDKQRSTYYNYYTGKVWGKCEHYDLCVNAGRLGVDKSVDLLAQYVDALRK; encoded by the coding sequence ATGACAGATAACCTCATCATTACAATCAGCAGACAGTACGGCACCGGCGGCCGCGAAATCGGACATAAACTGGCCAAGCGTCTGGGAATTTCGTTTCTCGACCGTGAGCTGATTACCCGTGCGGCGAAGAAATCCGGCTTTAGCGAAGAACTGTTCGAGCAGCTCGACAAGCGTGCGACCAACAGCTTTTTGTATTCGCTGACCATGTTCGGGTCCACGGGCCTGAACGGCATGAGCCTGACCGACCAGCTGTATCTGGCCCAGGCCAAAGTCATCCGCGAAGCGGCGGAGTCCGGCCCCTGCGTCATCGTAGGCCGTTGCGGCGACCACGTTTTGCGCGAATGCACCAATAAATTTGACTTCTTCATCCACGGTACCATTGAGGACCGTGTGCGTCGCATCCAGGCCCATGGCGACTATGAGATCACCGGCAAGACCCCGGAAGCCGCTCTGGAAAAGATGGATAAACAGCGTTCGACTTACTACAACTACTATACCGGCAAGGTATGGGGCAAGTGCGAGCATTATGACCTGTGCGTCAATGCTGGCCGTCTGGGCGTGGATAAGTCGGTCGATCTGTTGGCACAGTATGTAGACGCTTTGCGCAAATAA
- a CDS encoding deoxycytidylate deaminase, with protein MRRDKTNYYLDMADVARERSTCLRRTYGAVIVKNDTIVSTGYSGAPRGRANCIDLGFCMRAKLKIPRGERYEFCRSVHAEANAIIAASREQMLGATLYLVGREADGTLMPDANSCTMCKRMVINAGIEKVVVRRTEDTYEEIPVSDWVAYDELLDGKMGY; from the coding sequence ATGCGAAGAGATAAAACCAACTACTATTTGGACATGGCCGATGTGGCGCGCGAACGCAGCACCTGCCTGCGCCGCACCTATGGGGCGGTCATCGTCAAAAACGATACCATTGTATCCACCGGATATTCGGGCGCGCCGCGCGGCCGCGCCAACTGCATCGACCTGGGATTCTGCATGCGGGCCAAACTCAAGATTCCGCGCGGCGAACGGTATGAGTTCTGCCGCTCGGTGCATGCCGAGGCCAATGCCATCATTGCCGCCTCGCGCGAGCAGATGCTGGGCGCGACACTGTATCTGGTCGGCCGGGAGGCCGACGGCACGCTTATGCCGGATGCCAATTCGTGCACCATGTGCAAGCGTATGGTCATCAATGCGGGCATTGAGAAGGTGGTCGTGCGCCGCACCGAGGATACCTATGAGGAAATCCCGGTATCCGACTGGGTGGCCTACGACGAGCTGCTGGACGGCAAGATGGGGTATTGA
- a CDS encoding imidazolonepropionase produces MEKRKYTHIQVLLPEIKAMLAAGKTQREVAEYYGFQDKQVIKSLLKRERRKERMLEAGILARPQGRPRTNAAPRDIITEQAHEIQRLRMENKLLRDFLHCIGRK; encoded by the coding sequence ATGGAGAAACGAAAATACACACACATTCAAGTGCTGTTGCCAGAAATCAAGGCTATGCTGGCAGCGGGGAAAACCCAGCGGGAAGTTGCAGAATATTACGGTTTTCAGGATAAGCAGGTGATAAAAAGTCTACTTAAGCGTGAACGGAGGAAAGAACGTATGTTAGAAGCTGGCATCCTTGCGCGGCCCCAAGGGCGGCCAAGAACAAATGCCGCACCAAGAGATATTATAACCGAGCAGGCACATGAGATCCAGCGACTTCGTATGGAGAATAAGCTGCTGCGGGATTTTCTGCACTGCATAGGAAGGAAGTGA
- a CDS encoding glutamine synthetase III family protein, protein MDSCETKRVPEYFGSMVFNESVMKERLPKETYKALKRTIEEGTALDPAIAGVVANAMKDWALSKGATHFTHWFQPMTGVTAEKHDSFITPVDHDSVIMEFSGKELIKGEPDASSFPSGGLRATFEARGYTAWDPTSYAFIKDNTLCIPTAFCSYTGEILDKKTPLLRSMDAISKQACRVLKLFGKNCRRVNTTVGAEQEYFLINKADYAKRRDLIFTGRTLFGAMPPKGQEMEDHYFGSIRPRVKAFMEELDDELWKLGITSKTEHNEVAPCQHEMAPIFETTNVATDHNQLTMEVMKRVADKHGFVCLLHEKPFAGINGSGKHNNWSLSTDRGENLLEPGSTPHSNAQFILFLTAVIKAVDEYQDLLRISSASAGNDHRLGASEAPPAVVSMFVGDELEAILDSLVRGIDYTDVEKTMMNIGVSALPPIPKDTTDRNRTSPFAFTGNKFEFRMPGSSFNIACTNFILNTAVAESLRQFADELEAATNFDTALAGLVQRELKNHRQIIFNGNGYSDEWQEAAAQRGLMNLKTTPDALMHYTDDKNVKLLARHGICTATEVQSREEILLEEYCKTLHIEVLTMLEMIAREIMPACIAYSSKVASSVATKASIGISAQAEKLLAADLTAWMDNLASCQAALQDAVEAVPQSDVLTQAGYYRDTVLPAMDAARAAADKLETMVGEADWPFPTYGKMLFYV, encoded by the coding sequence ATGGATAGCTGTGAAACAAAACGGGTGCCGGAATACTTCGGCAGCATGGTGTTCAATGAAAGCGTGATGAAGGAGCGTCTGCCCAAGGAGACCTATAAGGCACTCAAGCGCACGATCGAAGAGGGGACCGCGCTTGACCCTGCCATTGCGGGTGTGGTTGCCAATGCGATGAAGGACTGGGCGCTCTCCAAGGGGGCCACCCATTTCACCCACTGGTTCCAGCCGATGACCGGCGTGACCGCCGAAAAGCACGACAGCTTTATCACCCCGGTCGACCACGACAGCGTCATCATGGAGTTTTCGGGCAAGGAACTCATCAAGGGCGAACCGGATGCGTCCTCGTTCCCGTCGGGCGGCTTGCGCGCCACCTTTGAAGCCCGCGGTTACACCGCCTGGGACCCGACCAGCTATGCGTTTATCAAGGACAATACCCTGTGTATCCCGACGGCGTTCTGCTCGTATACAGGTGAGATTCTGGACAAAAAGACCCCGCTGCTGCGCTCGATGGACGCCATCAGCAAGCAGGCCTGCCGGGTTCTCAAACTCTTTGGCAAGAACTGCCGCCGTGTCAACACCACGGTCGGCGCCGAGCAGGAGTATTTCCTCATCAACAAGGCCGATTATGCCAAGCGCCGCGACCTGATCTTCACCGGCCGTACGCTCTTTGGCGCCATGCCCCCCAAGGGCCAGGAGATGGAGGACCATTACTTTGGTTCCATCCGTCCGCGCGTCAAGGCGTTCATGGAAGAACTCGACGACGAGCTGTGGAAACTCGGCATCACCTCCAAGACCGAACACAACGAAGTGGCGCCCTGCCAGCACGAGATGGCGCCCATCTTTGAAACGACCAATGTTGCCACCGACCACAACCAGCTGACCATGGAGGTCATGAAGCGCGTGGCCGACAAGCATGGCTTTGTCTGCCTGCTGCACGAAAAGCCGTTTGCGGGCATCAACGGCTCGGGCAAGCACAACAACTGGTCGCTGTCCACCGACCGCGGCGAAAACCTGCTCGAACCGGGCTCTACCCCGCACTCGAATGCCCAGTTCATCCTGTTCCTGACCGCGGTCATCAAGGCGGTCGATGAATATCAGGACCTGCTGCGCATCTCGTCGGCCTCGGCCGGCAACGACCACCGTTTGGGCGCCTCGGAAGCGCCTCCGGCTGTGGTATCCATGTTCGTCGGCGACGAACTGGAAGCTATTTTGGATTCGCTCGTGCGCGGCATCGACTACACCGATGTGGAAAAGACCATGATGAACATCGGCGTATCCGCCCTGCCGCCCATCCCCAAGGACACGACCGACCGCAACCGTACCTCGCCCTTTGCCTTTACGGGCAACAAGTTCGAGTTCCGTATGCCCGGCTCGTCCTTCAACATCGCGTGCACCAACTTTATTTTGAACACAGCTGTGGCCGAATCGCTGCGACAGTTCGCCGATGAGCTGGAAGCGGCGACCAACTTTGATACCGCTCTGGCCGGACTGGTACAGCGTGAACTGAAGAACCACCGCCAGATCATCTTCAACGGCAACGGATACAGCGACGAGTGGCAGGAAGCGGCTGCCCAGCGCGGTCTGATGAACCTCAAGACCACGCCCGACGCCCTGATGCACTACACCGACGACAAGAATGTCAAGCTGCTTGCGCGGCACGGCATCTGTACGGCGACCGAAGTGCAGTCGCGTGAGGAAATCCTGCTCGAAGAATACTGCAAGACCTTACATATCGAAGTGCTGACCATGCTGGAAATGATCGCGCGCGAGATCATGCCGGCGTGCATCGCTTATTCCAGTAAGGTGGCGAGCAGCGTAGCGACCAAGGCGTCCATCGGCATTTCGGCGCAGGCAGAAAAGCTGCTGGCGGCCGATTTGACCGCTTGGATGGACAATCTGGCAAGCTGCCAGGCAGCCTTGCAGGATGCCGTAGAGGCCGTTCCGCAGAGCGATGTGCTGACCCAGGCAGGCTATTACCGCGATACCGTTCTTCCGGCGATGGATGCAGCCCGTGCGGCAGCCGACAAGCTGGAAACCATGGTCGGCGAAGCCGATTGGCCGTTCCCGACCTACGGCAAGATGCTGTTTTACGTTTGA
- the dapF gene encoding diaminopimelate epimerase: MKLPFTKMHGCGNDYIYFNCFAHPVEHPEELAVRLSDHHFGIGGDGVILICPSEVADAKMRMFNADGSEGKMCGNGIRCVGKYLYDNNMVDGKTEITVETLSGIKTLILYPQDGKVQSVRVDMGPAILDPKRIPVYLDGDRVVDAPLVIDERVYHITCVSMGNPHCVVFVKEDVDAIDLTRIGPKFEHNPLFPERVNTEFVNILPDGTLKMRVWERGSGETWACGTGACAVGVTAVLAGLFQKGEDILVHLRGGDLTIRYTDQTVFMTGPATTVFEGTVEV; this comes from the coding sequence ATGAAGCTTCCCTTTACCAAAATGCACGGCTGTGGCAACGACTATATTTACTTCAACTGCTTTGCCCATCCGGTTGAGCACCCCGAAGAGCTGGCGGTGCGCCTGTCCGACCACCATTTCGGCATCGGCGGCGACGGCGTGATTTTGATTTGCCCGTCCGAAGTGGCGGACGCCAAGATGCGTATGTTCAACGCCGACGGCTCGGAAGGCAAGATGTGCGGCAACGGCATCCGCTGTGTCGGCAAATACTTATACGATAACAACATGGTGGATGGCAAGACCGAGATCACGGTCGAGACCCTCAGCGGCATCAAGACCCTGATTCTCTACCCGCAGGACGGCAAGGTGCAGTCGGTGCGCGTGGACATGGGCCCGGCCATCCTGGACCCCAAGCGTATCCCGGTGTATCTGGACGGCGACCGGGTGGTCGACGCCCCGCTGGTCATCGACGAGCGCGTGTATCACATCACCTGCGTTTCCATGGGCAACCCGCACTGCGTGGTGTTTGTCAAGGAGGACGTGGATGCCATCGATCTCACCCGCATTGGCCCCAAGTTTGAGCACAATCCCCTGTTCCCCGAACGGGTGAACACCGAGTTTGTCAACATCCTGCCCGACGGCACGCTCAAGATGCGCGTGTGGGAGCGCGGCAGCGGCGAGACTTGGGCGTGCGGCACCGGCGCCTGCGCTGTGGGCGTGACCGCCGTGCTGGCCGGTCTGTTCCAGAAGGGCGAGGACATTCTAGTCCATCTGCGCGGCGGCGACCTGACCATCCGCTACACCGACCAGACCGTGTTTATGACCGGTCCGGCCACCACGGTGTTTGAGGGCACCGTAGAAGTTTAA
- a CDS encoding LTA synthase family protein, giving the protein MPAKELLSKLCRSRILSAVLLLLSSIGLGVLSLHFAAVLRADEMFDSYFENHWIAFLNILPCVWLAFLLWFATRRAALSFALTSAVVMGLSIASWFKLQFRNDPLLFEDLLLIKEAGNMSERYTLFVTKSMIAALVILLVAVAVLAFVARGRLPGKARIIGCVVMLVLLVPMVYLYTNEDIYNTKTENYDLINRWSTTQLYISKGFVYPFLYSVQDAIDTPPTGYDEKQAAEILAEYEDADIPDNQKVDIIGIMMEAYADFSVYDQIEFNVDPYEEYHKLEAEGISGNLLTNIFAGGTIDSERAFLTGYCDQGSYRSATNSYVRYFADQGYTVTGSHPSYDWFYNRVNINANLGFESYNFLENRYGEMADGEIAMDRILIPDIVNLHDQHKAESDQPYFSFSVTYQGHGPYNTEENDYGVDYVKPGVYSQESENILNNYFGSIADTNENLKTMFDHYRASDDPVVIVLFGDHKPWLGDNSSVYEELGIDLNYADSEEGFYNYYGTRYLIWANDAAKQALGNDFIGEGRDLGPYFLMNELFTLCGWDGPAYMQATRACAEAVPVLSVSGLYLQDGVVTDTLTKENQAIVDEYRCLEYYERKNFHESTE; this is encoded by the coding sequence ATGCCCGCAAAAGAACTGCTTTCCAAGCTGTGCCGCAGCCGTATCCTCAGCGCGGTGCTGCTTTTGCTCTCTTCCATTGGACTTGGCGTTTTGTCGCTGCATTTTGCCGCTGTATTACGGGCGGACGAGATGTTTGACAGCTACTTTGAAAACCACTGGATCGCCTTCCTCAACATTCTTCCCTGTGTCTGGCTGGCGTTTCTTTTGTGGTTTGCCACCCGCCGCGCGGCGCTTTCGTTTGCGCTGACCAGTGCGGTCGTGATGGGGCTGAGCATTGCAAGCTGGTTCAAACTCCAATTCCGCAACGACCCGCTCCTGTTTGAAGATCTGCTGCTCATCAAAGAGGCTGGCAACATGTCCGAGCGGTACACGCTGTTTGTGACCAAATCCATGATCGCAGCGCTGGTCATCCTGCTCGTCGCTGTGGCCGTGCTGGCCTTTGTCGCCCGCGGCCGCCTGCCCGGCAAGGCGCGCATCATCGGCTGTGTGGTCATGCTGGTGCTGCTCGTGCCCATGGTGTATCTCTACACCAACGAGGACATCTACAACACCAAGACCGAAAACTATGACCTCATCAACCGCTGGTCGACCACCCAGCTTTACATCTCCAAGGGCTTTGTCTATCCCTTCCTGTACAGCGTGCAGGATGCCATCGACACCCCGCCTACTGGTTATGATGAAAAGCAGGCTGCCGAAATCCTTGCCGAATATGAAGACGCCGATATCCCGGACAACCAAAAGGTGGACATCATCGGCATCATGATGGAAGCCTATGCCGACTTCTCGGTCTATGACCAGATCGAATTCAACGTCGACCCGTACGAGGAATATCACAAACTGGAAGCCGAGGGCATCTCGGGCAACCTGCTCACCAATATTTTTGCCGGCGGCACGATCGATTCCGAGCGCGCCTTCCTGACCGGCTATTGCGACCAGGGTTCCTATCGCTCGGCGACCAATTCGTATGTGCGCTATTTTGCCGATCAGGGCTACACGGTCACCGGCAGCCACCCGAGCTATGACTGGTTCTACAACCGCGTCAACATCAATGCCAATCTGGGCTTTGAAAGCTATAATTTCCTGGAAAACCGCTATGGGGAAATGGCAGACGGTGAGATTGCCATGGACCGCATCCTCATACCGGATATCGTCAATCTGCATGACCAGCACAAGGCTGAGAGCGACCAGCCGTATTTCTCCTTCAGCGTGACCTATCAGGGCCACGGCCCCTACAACACTGAGGAGAACGACTACGGGGTCGATTATGTCAAGCCGGGTGTCTACTCGCAGGAATCGGAAAACATCCTCAACAATTATTTCGGTTCCATCGCAGACACCAATGAAAACCTCAAGACCATGTTCGACCACTACCGCGCGTCGGATGACCCGGTCGTGATCGTTCTGTTTGGCGACCACAAGCCCTGGCTGGGCGACAACAGCAGCGTCTATGAAGAATTGGGCATTGACCTGAACTATGCCGATTCGGAAGAAGGCTTCTATAACTACTATGGCACTCGTTACCTCATCTGGGCCAACGATGCGGCCAAGCAGGCGCTGGGCAATGACTTCATCGGCGAAGGACGCGACCTGGGTCCCTACTTCCTGATGAATGAGCTGTTTACGCTGTGCGGCTGGGATGGTCCGGCCTACATGCAGGCCACCCGCGCTTGTGCGGAGGCTGTACCGGTGCTGAGCGTATCCGGTCTGTACTTGCAGGACGGTGTGGTCACTGACACCCTGACCAAAGAAAACCAAGCAATCGTGGACGAATACCGCTGCTTGGAATACTACGAACGCAAAAACTTCCACGAATCCACCGAATAA
- a CDS encoding IS3 family transposase — protein sequence MAVMCKFFGVSRSGYYAFVHRLGKPEKDAALAELIGQQRERSFRTYGYRRMCLWLKNQNIFCNPKTVLRIMKKYDLLSEIRRRRKWQQMGQQLHKYENLLSRQFQADKPNSKWVTDISYIHTKQGVLYLSMIRDLYDNSIVAYKTGTEQTVNLVLDTIRLAMKQEKKRAAAELQLHSDQGAQYASQAYFELTQTYGITPSMSRRGNPYDNAMAENFFSILKTECIYRHKPATFSQANEMIDRYIYFYNHERIQLKTGEAPLTRRLST from the coding sequence GTGGCAGTTATGTGCAAATTCTTTGGAGTATCCAGAAGCGGATACTATGCCTTCGTCCATCGCCTTGGTAAGCCGGAGAAGGACGCAGCTCTTGCAGAACTAATTGGACAACAGCGGGAACGCAGCTTCCGCACCTACGGCTACCGGCGGATGTGTCTATGGCTGAAGAACCAGAATATTTTCTGTAATCCAAAAACAGTGCTACGGATTATGAAGAAATATGATCTGCTCTCAGAAATCCGCCGACGCAGGAAATGGCAGCAGATGGGGCAGCAGCTCCACAAGTACGAGAATCTGCTAAGCAGGCAGTTTCAGGCCGACAAGCCCAACAGCAAATGGGTAACGGACATCTCCTACATCCACACTAAGCAGGGCGTACTGTACCTGTCCATGATCCGGGATCTCTATGACAACAGTATTGTGGCTTACAAAACCGGAACGGAACAAACGGTGAATCTGGTTCTGGACACCATTCGTCTGGCAATGAAGCAAGAGAAAAAGAGGGCCGCTGCAGAGTTGCAGCTCCACAGCGACCAGGGTGCTCAGTACGCCTCACAAGCATATTTTGAGCTAACTCAAACATACGGCATTACGCCATCTATGTCAAGACGTGGAAATCCTTATGACAACGCTATGGCGGAAAATTTCTTCTCTATCCTCAAAACAGAGTGCATCTACCGCCACAAACCGGCTACCTTCTCGCAAGCCAATGAAATGATTGACCGCTACATCTACTTTTACAACCATGAGCGCATCCAGCTAAAGACTGGAGAAGCGCCGCTTACGCGACGCCTCTCCACTTAA
- a CDS encoding COG2426 family protein: MIQDIFDWLLGAGREVALLVISMLPLIELRGAVPLGLAAGMPWYEVLPICYLGNLLPIPFVLVFGVRLLDWLAGLGPFKGIATRYKQKLMSKSTQVTKYARIGLFLFVAVPLPGTGAWSGAVIATLLKMPMRKAFLSIAAGVVAAGLLMTAGTHGVLGVFNLG; the protein is encoded by the coding sequence ATGATTCAAGATATCTTTGACTGGCTACTGGGCGCCGGGCGTGAGGTCGCGCTGCTGGTGATCTCCATGCTCCCGCTGATCGAGCTGCGCGGCGCGGTGCCGCTGGGGCTTGCAGCCGGGATGCCGTGGTATGAAGTGCTGCCAATTTGTTATCTGGGCAACCTGCTGCCCATTCCGTTTGTGTTGGTATTCGGTGTGCGCCTGCTCGACTGGCTGGCCGGTTTGGGCCCCTTCAAGGGCATTGCGACCCGGTATAAGCAAAAGCTGATGAGCAAATCGACCCAGGTGACCAAATATGCGCGCATTGGCCTGTTTTTGTTCGTGGCCGTGCCGCTGCCGGGCACCGGCGCGTGGTCGGGCGCTGTCATTGCAACGCTGCTGAAAATGCCGATGCGCAAAGCGTTTTTGTCCATTGCAGCCGGGGTGGTGGCGGCCGGGCTGCTCATGACCGCGGGCACGCATGGTGTACTCGGTGTCTTTAATTTAGGATAA
- a CDS encoding LL-diaminopimelate aminotransferase, with amino-acid sequence MKVNQNYQNLEDSYLFSTIARKVAEYGERNPSAKIIRLGIGDVTLPLAPVVIDAMQQALCEMSVQESFRGYGPEQGYSFLKDEIQEYYARRGTELDADEIFISDGAKSDLGNILDLFDVDNTVLIPDPVYPVYVDTNVMAGRKIVFMDANAENGFLPLPDPAVQADIIYLCSPNNPTGAAYDRAGLKAWVDYANAQNAVILYDAAYECFIEDESLPRSIYEIEGAKDCAIEFCSFSKMAGFTGTRCGYTVVPMALERGGMNLHKMWLRRQTTKFNGVPYVVQRGAAAVFTREGQKQIHETLAYYKENAKVLAQTLDELGIWYTGGKNSPYLWLECPNGMDSWTFFDYLLENANVVGTPGAGFGKNGDRFFRLTAFGDKQKTLEAAERLKKLLAK; translated from the coding sequence ATGAAAGTCAATCAAAATTATCAAAATTTAGAGGACAGCTATCTGTTTTCCACCATTGCCCGCAAGGTTGCCGAATACGGCGAGCGCAATCCGAGCGCCAAGATCATCCGTCTGGGCATCGGTGACGTGACCCTGCCGCTTGCGCCCGTGGTCATCGACGCCATGCAGCAGGCCCTGTGCGAAATGAGCGTACAGGAATCCTTCCGCGGCTATGGCCCCGAACAGGGTTACAGCTTCCTCAAGGATGAAATCCAGGAATACTATGCCCGCCGCGGCACCGAACTGGACGCGGACGAGATCTTCATTTCGGACGGCGCCAAGAGCGACCTGGGCAACATTCTGGACCTGTTCGATGTGGACAACACGGTTTTGATCCCCGACCCGGTGTATCCGGTGTATGTGGACACCAACGTGATGGCAGGCCGCAAGATCGTCTTTATGGATGCCAATGCGGAAAACGGCTTCCTGCCCCTGCCCGACCCGGCAGTCCAGGCGGACATCATCTATCTGTGCTCGCCCAACAACCCGACCGGTGCGGCCTATGACCGCGCGGGCCTGAAAGCCTGGGTCGACTACGCCAATGCGCAGAATGCGGTCATCCTGTACGACGCGGCTTACGAATGCTTTATCGAGGACGAAAGCCTGCCCCGTTCGATCTATGAGATCGAGGGCGCCAAGGACTGCGCGATCGAGTTCTGCTCGTTCTCCAAGATGGCTGGCTTTACCGGCACCCGCTGCGGCTACACGGTCGTGCCCATGGCGCTCGAGCGCGGCGGCATGAACCTGCACAAGATGTGGCTGCGCCGTCAAACCACCAAGTTCAACGGCGTGCCCTATGTCGTGCAGCGCGGCGCGGCGGCGGTCTTTACCCGCGAGGGCCAGAAGCAGATCCACGAGACCCTGGCGTACTACAAGGAAAACGCCAAGGTGCTCGCCCAGACGCTCGACGAGCTGGGTATCTGGTACACGGGGGGCAAGAACAGCCCGTATCTGTGGCTGGAATGCCCGAACGGCATGGATTCCTGGACCTTCTTTGACTATCTGCTGGAAAATGCCAATGTGGTCGGCACACCGGGCGCTGGCTTTGGCAAGAACGGCGACCGTTTCTTCCGCCTGACCGCCTTTGGCGACAAGCAGAAGACGCTGGAAGCAGCCGAACGGCTGAAAAAGCTGCTGGCCAAGTAA